The Streptomyces avermitilis MA-4680 = NBRC 14893 genome contains a region encoding:
- a CDS encoding C40 family peptidase, producing MRRVIGRAVVTAVAVALTAFLPSTAQAAVSVPPAAARDATCGVLAPGASATAQAAVDAACAQIGVWYSWGGGHGATPGATYGYYDGVDPDSLHDGERKGFDCSGLVRYAYYRATGKDLLNGTSNDQFHSSQASARFSAGQGTGPLLPGDLMFWGSGHIHHVAMYLGGGQMVEAYESGTHIRVAPARTGGDYAGAIRINPSGTVPPPPANGGTTFETWGTSVRTHSTPSVSASVVDTFAGPTQVSVQCQQHAETVTAEGYTNDIWSRLADGSWLTNVYIKGPAELPGVPDCGGSTTPPPTSGSKAFQTWGTGVRTHSEPHVNAGVVDYFAQPTTVNVVCQAHAQEVTADGYTNDAWSKLTDGSWLTNIYIKGPAWLPGVPTC from the coding sequence ATGCGCCGGGTCATCGGCCGGGCGGTCGTGACCGCCGTGGCGGTGGCCCTCACCGCGTTCCTTCCCTCCACGGCCCAGGCGGCCGTCTCCGTCCCACCCGCCGCGGCCCGGGACGCCACCTGCGGTGTGCTGGCGCCGGGTGCCTCGGCCACGGCGCAGGCGGCCGTCGATGCCGCCTGCGCCCAGATCGGCGTCTGGTACAGCTGGGGCGGTGGCCACGGCGCCACGCCCGGCGCCACGTACGGCTACTACGACGGCGTGGACCCGGACAGCCTCCACGACGGCGAGCGCAAGGGCTTCGACTGCTCGGGCCTGGTCCGTTACGCGTACTACCGGGCGACCGGCAAGGACCTGCTCAACGGCACGTCCAACGACCAGTTCCACAGCTCGCAGGCCTCCGCCCGCTTCTCGGCGGGGCAGGGAACCGGTCCGCTGCTGCCCGGTGACCTGATGTTCTGGGGGAGCGGTCACATCCATCACGTCGCCATGTATCTGGGCGGCGGGCAGATGGTCGAGGCGTACGAGTCGGGCACCCACATCAGGGTCGCCCCCGCCCGCACCGGCGGCGACTACGCGGGAGCGATCCGGATCAACCCCTCGGGCACCGTTCCGCCGCCGCCCGCGAACGGCGGTACGACCTTCGAGACCTGGGGCACCAGTGTGCGCACCCACTCCACGCCGAGCGTGAGCGCCTCCGTCGTCGACACCTTCGCCGGTCCGACCCAGGTCTCGGTCCAGTGCCAGCAGCACGCCGAGACCGTCACCGCGGAGGGCTACACCAACGACATCTGGTCCAGACTGGCCGACGGCTCGTGGCTGACGAACGTCTACATCAAGGGCCCGGCCGAGCTGCCCGGCGTGCCGGACTGCGGCGGCAGCACCACGCCGCCGCCCACCAGCGGCAGCAAGGCGTTCCAGACCTGGGGAACCGGAGTGCGCACGCACAGCGAACCCCACGTCAACGCCGGTGTGGTCGACTACTTCGCGCAGCCGACCACGGTCAACGTGGTGTGCCAGGCCCATGCCCAGGAGGTGACGGCCGACGGCTACACCAACGACGCCTGGTCCAAGCTCACCGACGGCTCCTGGCTGACGAACATCTACATCAAGGGCCCGGCCTGGCTGCCCGGCGTGCCCACCTGCTGA
- a CDS encoding RNA polymerase sigma factor yields the protein METSDVTCAAVPYQGDRMSPREFDASFTEAMPRLRRRLLAMTGNAHDADDLLQETYLRLSRRARAQTLARQQHPYAYTCAVAFNLLRDSWVHPSRRERTTDRLPEAGWDGGLGSYEASATALALLRVLSPKEAAAVILIDLEGLSHDTAGERLGAHRGTVQRNRMRALAKMRAALGACGTEGDDAVSREEPPVPRPLQGRGRGTGMDHPNSRK from the coding sequence ATGGAGACCAGCGACGTCACGTGTGCGGCGGTCCCGTACCAGGGCGACCGTATGAGCCCGCGGGAGTTCGACGCGTCCTTCACCGAAGCCATGCCGCGGCTGCGCCGGCGGCTGCTGGCGATGACCGGCAACGCGCACGATGCCGACGATCTGTTGCAGGAGACCTACCTGCGGCTCTCGCGCCGGGCCCGCGCACAGACCCTGGCACGTCAGCAGCACCCGTACGCGTACACCTGCGCCGTCGCCTTCAACCTGCTCCGCGACTCATGGGTGCACCCCTCCCGCCGCGAGCGCACCACGGACCGGCTGCCCGAGGCGGGCTGGGACGGCGGCCTCGGTTCGTACGAGGCGTCCGCCACGGCTCTCGCGCTGCTGCGCGTGCTGTCGCCGAAGGAGGCGGCCGCGGTGATCCTCATCGACCTGGAGGGCCTCAGCCACGACACGGCCGGTGAGCGGCTCGGCGCCCACCGCGGCACCGTCCAGCGCAACCGGATGCGGGCGCTGGCCAAGATGCGCGCCGCGCTCGGCGCCTGCGGAACAGAGGGCGACGACGCCGTCTCCCGTGAAGAGCCGCCCGTGCCGCGCCCCTTGCAGGGGAGGGGGCGCGGCACGGGCATGGACCATCCGAATTCCAGAAAGTGA